CGACTACAAGCCCTCGCGTCGCGAGCAAGCCGAGAAGGAAGCCGCGTAATGGCCGCCGCTCCAACCGCCAAACACTACGACACCATCCTGTCGCCGATCATCACCGAGAAGGCGACGATCCTGTCGGAGCAGAACAAGGTCGTGTTCCGCGTCGCGGGCACCTCGACCAAGGACGAGATCGCCGCTGCGGTCGAAAGCCTGTTCAAGGTCAACGTCCTGAAGGTCAACACCCTGGTTCAAAAGGGCAAGACCAAGCGCTTCCGCGGCATCATGGGCCGTCGGGTCGACATCAAAAAAGCGATCGTGACGCTGGCTGAAGGCCAGTCGATCGACGTCACGACGGGGCTCTAAACAGATGGCCTTGAAAACCTACAATCCGACATCGCCGGGCCGTCGCGCCCTGGTGCTGATCGACCGCTCGGAGCTCTTCAAGGGCCGTCCCGAGAAGTCGCTGACCGAAGGCCTGACCAAGTCGGGGGGACGTGGTCAGGGCGGTCGTATCGCCGTCCGCTTCCGCGGCGGTGGTGCCAAGCGCCTGTATCGCAAGATCGACTTCAAGCGTCGCAAGTTCCAGACGGCGACCGTCGAGCGGCTGGAGTACGACCCCAACCGTACCGCCTTCATCGCCCTCATCACCTATGAGGACGGCGAAAAGGCCTACATCGTCGCGCCGCAACGCCTGAAGGCGGGCGACACGATCGTGGCCGGCGAAAAGACGGACGTTAAGCCCGGCAACGCCATGCCGCTGCGCTCCATCCCCGTCGGCACCATCATCCACTGCGTGGAAATGAAGCCCGGCAAGGGCGCTCAGCTGGCCCGTTCGGCCGGTGCCTATGCCCAGCTGGTGGGTCGCGATCAGGGTTACGCCCAGATCCGCCTCGGCTCGGGCGAGCTGCGCATGGTCCTGGACGGCTGCATGGCCACGGTGGGCGCCGTTTCGAACGCCGACCACATGAACCAGAACCTCGGCAAGGCCGGTCGCGTTCGTCACATGGGCTTCCGTCCGCACGTTCGCGGCGTCGCCATGAACCCGGTCGACCACCCGCACGGTGGTGGTGAAGGCAAGACGTCCGGCGGCCGGACCCCGGTCACGCCGTGGGGCAAGGACACCAAGGGTACCCGCACCCGCAAGAACAAGGCGACGGATCGCTTCATCATCCGTAGCCGCCACCTCAAGAAGGCTCGCTAAAGATGGCCCGTTCCTCCTGGAAAGGCCCGTTCGTCGACGGGTATCTGCTCAAGAAGGCCGACGCCGTTTCGACGTCGGGCCGCAAGGACGTGATCAAGACCTGGTCGCGCCGCTCCACCATCCTGCCGCAGTTCGTCGGTCTGACGTTCGGTGTCCACAACGGTCACAAGCACGTCCCCGTGCACGTGAACGAGGACATGGTCGGCATGAAACTGGGCGAGTTCTCGCCCACCCGTTCGTTCCCCGGCCACGCCGCGGACAAGAAAGCGAAGCGGAAGTAACATGCCCAAGACCAACAACACCCGCCGCGTCGGCGAAACGGAAGCGCGCGCCAAGCTGACGAACGTCCGCATCAGCCCGCAGAAGCTGAACCTGGTCGCCCAGTCCATCCGTGGCCTGCCGGTCCAGAAGGCCCTGAACGAGCTGGAATTCAGCCGCAAGCGCATCTCGGACGACGTCCGCAAGGTGCTCTACAGCGCCGTGTCGAACGCCGAGAACAACCACAACCTGGACATCGACAGCCTGGTCGTTGCCGAGGCCTTCGTGGGCAAGAACCTGGTGATGAAGCGTTTCGCGAGCCGTGCTCGTGGCCGTTCGTCCCGCATCCTGAAACCGTTCAGCGAGATCACCATCGTGGTCCGTGAAGCCGGCGAGGCCGCCTGATGGGTCAGAAAATCAATCCGATCGGTTTCCGCCTCGGCGTGAACCGTACCTGGGACAGCCGCTGGTTCGCCGACGGCCCGTCCTACGCCCGTCTGCTGCACCAGGACCTGGCGCTGCGCACGTGGCTGAAGGAGCGTCTGAACGCCGCCGGCGTCTCGCGCATCATCATCGAGCGTCCGCACAAGAAGTGCCGCGTGACGATCTATGCCGCCCGTCCGGGCGTCGTGATCGGCAAGAAGGGCGCCGACATCGAGAAGCTCCGCAAGGACATCTCGGCCCGCACCGAGGGTGAAGTTCACCTGAACATCGTCGAAGTGCGCAAGCCCGAGACCGACGCCCAGCTGATCGCCGAGAACATCGCGCAGCAGCTGGAACGCCGGATCGCCTTCCGCCGCGCCATGAAGCGTTCGATGCAGTCGGCCATGCGCCTGGGTGCCAAGGGCGTCCGCATTAACGTCTCGGGTCGCCTCGGCGGTGCCGAAATCGCGCGGATGGAATGGTATCGCGAAGGCCGCGTGCCGCTGCACACCCTGCGCGCCGATATCGACTACGGCTTCATCGAGGCCAAGACGACCTACGGCATCATCGGTGTGAAGGTCTGGGTCTTCAAGGGTGAAGTCCTGGAACACGATCCGATGGCGCAGGACAAGCGCTGGGCTCTGGAAGCGGCCGGTCCGTCGTCGAACGAAGGCCGTGGTGGTGATCGCGGCGGTCGTAACGACCGCGGTCAACGTCGCGGGCGTGAGGGCTAAGTCATGCTGCAACCGAAGAAAACCAAGTATCGCAAGGCCTTCAAGGGCCGCATCCACGGCGCTGCCAAGGGCGGCTTCTCGCTGAACTTCGGGTCCTACGGCCTGAAGACGCTGGAGCCGGAACGCATCACCGCGCGTCAGATCGAGGCGGCCCGCCGCGCGATCACCCGCCAGATGAAGCGTCAGGGCCGGGTCTGGATCCGCGTGTTCCCGGACGTTCCCGTCTCGGGCAAGCCTGCCGAAGTCCGTATGGGCAAGGGCAAGGGCGCGGTGGATCACTGGGCGGCGCGCTGCCACCCGGGCCGGATCCTGTTCGAAATCGACGGCGTTGCCGACGACGTGGCCCGTGAGGCCCTGCGTCTGGGTGCCGCCAAGCTGCCGGTCCGCACCAAGGTGGTCACCCGCCTGGACGCCGGTGTCTCGCACGTGGAGCACGTCGCCTGATGACCAAGATCGCCGATCTCCGCTCCCAGACGAACGACCAGCTGGGCGACCAGCTGCTGTCGCTCAAGAAGGAGCAGTTCAACCTGCGCTTCCAGGCCGCCACCGGCCAGATGGAAAAGACTCACCGCGTCGGTGAAGTCCGCAAAGACATCGCCCGCATCTCCACGCTTCTGCGTGAGAAGCGCTCGGCTTCGTAAGGAAACCCCATGCCCAAACGTATTCTCGAAGGCGTGGTCGTGTCCGACAAGGGCGACAAGACCGTCGTCGTCGTCGTCCAACGCACGCTGCTGCACCCGGTCATGAAAAAGATCGTGCGCCTGTCCAAGAAGTACCACGCCCACGATGAAGCGAACGCCTTCAAGGAAGGCGACGTCGCCCGCATTCGTGAGTGCGCCCCGAAATCCAAGCTGAAGCGTTGGGAGGTCCTCTCGAAGGACACCCCGGCCTCGGCGTCGTAATCAGAAGGATCTGATCATATGATCCAGATGCAAACTAACCTGGAGGTGGCCGACAACTCGGGCGCTCGCCGGGTCATGTGCATCAAGGTGTTGGGCGGCGCAGGCCGTCGCTACGCCTCGGTGGGTGACACGATCGTCGCCTCGGTCAAGGAAGCCATTCCTCGCGGCCGCGTGAAAAAGGGTGAAGTGGTTCGCGCCATCGTCGTGCGCACCGCCAAGGACATCCAGCGCAAGGACGGCTCGGTCATCCGTTTCGACAAGTCGGCCGCCGTCATCGTCAACAAGCAGAACGAGCCCGTCGGCACGCGGATCTTCGGCCCGGTTCCCCGCGAACTGCGCGCCAAGAACCACATGAAGATCATCTCGCTGGCTCCGGAGGTTCTGTAGTCATGGCCGCCAAGATCAAGAAGGGCGACCGCGTCGTCGTCCTGGCCGGAAAAGACAAGGGCCGCACTGGCGAAGTCGCCAAGGTCCTGCCGACCGAGAACCGCGTGATGGTGACCGGGATCAACATGGTCCAGCGCCACACCCGTCCGTCCCAGGGTGACCCCCAGGGCGGTATCAAGAACAAGGAAGCGTCGCTTCACCTGTCGAACGTCGCGATCGCCGACGCCAACGGCAAGGCCAGCCGCGTCGGCTTCCGCATGGAAGGCGACAAGAAGGTTCGCTTTGCCAAGACGACGGGAGACGTCATCTGATGGCCGATACGAAATACACCCCCCGCCTGAAGGGCGACTACAACGAGCGCATCAAGGGCGTGATGACCGAGAAGTTCGGTTACACCAACCCGATGCAGCTGCCGCGTCTGGACAAGATCGTCCTGAACATGGGCATCGGCGAAGCCGTCGCTGACTCCAAGAAGGCCAATGCGGCCCTCAAGGATCTGACGCAGATCGCCGGCCAGAAGGCGGTTCCGACCAAGGCCCGCACCTCCATCGCCGGCTTCAAGCTGCGCGAAGGCATGATCATCGGCGGCAAGGTCACCCTGCGCGGCGACCAGATGTACGAGTTCCTGGACCGTCTGATCACGATCGCCCTGCCGCGCGTGAAGGACTTCCGGGGCCTGAAGCCCACGTCGTTCGACGGCCGCGGCAACTACGCCATGGGTCTGAAGGAGCACATCGTGTTCCCGGAGATCAACTATGACCAGATCGATCAGATGTGGGGCATGGATATCATCGTCTGCACCACGGCTCGGACCGACGACGAGGCGCGCGCGCTTCTGACCGAGTTCAAGTTCCCGTTCGTGAAGAACTGAGCGGGAAGGGAAAAGCACAATGGCTAAGAAAAGCGCCGTGAACCGCAACGAGATGGTGAAAGCCCTCGTCGCCAAATATGCCTCCAAGCGCGCCGCGCTGAAGGCGACCGCCAACGACGAGAGCCTGCCTCTGGAAGAGCGTTTCGACGCCCGCCTGAAGCTGGCCGAGCTGCCGCGCAACTCGGCGGCCGTCCGGATCCGCAACCGCTGCGAAGTGACGGGCCGTCCGCGGGCCTTCTATCGCAAGCTGAAGATGAGCCGGATCGCGCTTCGCGAACTCGGCAACCTGGGCCAGATCCCGGGCCTGACGAAGTCCAGCTGGTAAGGGGAGCGAACAGACATGATGATCAACGATCCCCTGAGCGACATGATCGCTCGCATGAAGAACGCGGCCATGCGCAAGCGTTCCAAAGTGCTCACCCCGGCCTCCCGTCTGCGCCAGCGCGTCCTCGACGTGCTGCAGGACGAAGGCTACATCCGCGGCTATTCGCTGGTTCAGAACCCCGGTGAATTCCCGCAGTTCGAGATCGAGCTCAAGTACTTTGACGGCCAGCCGGTCATCGCCGAGATCGCACGCGTGTCCAAGCCGGGCCGCCGCGTCTACTCGGCGATCTCCGACCTGAAGCCGATCAAGAACGGCCTGGGCATCTCGATCCTTTCGACTTCTAAGGGCGTCATGTCCGACGCTGCCGCTCGCGACGCCAACGTCGGCGGCGAAGTCCTCTGCAGGGTCTACTAAAGATGTCCCGTATCGGAAAACGTCCCATCACCGTGCCGAAAGGCGTGACCGTCACCATCGACGGCCAGACCATCACCGTGAAAGGCCCCAAGGCCGAGCGGTCCTGGACCCTGGCCGAAGAGGTCGAGCTGACCCAGAACGACGGCGAGCTGAGCCTGGCGATCCGCGCCGACACCCAGCGCGCCCGCGCGATGTGGGGTCTGTCGCGGACCTTGGTCGACAACATGGTCGTCGGTGTCACCGACGGCTTCGAGCGCACGCTCGAGCTGGTCGGCGTGGGTTACCGCGCCGCCATGAAGGGCAATGACCTGTCGCTTCAGCTGGGCTTCTCGCATGAAGTGAACGTGGTGGCTCCGGCCGGCGTGACCTTCGCGGTGCCCAAGCAGACCGAGATCAAGATCTCCGGCCCCGACAAGCAAGTGGTCGGTGAACTGGCGGCCAACATCCGCAAGCTGCGTCCGCCGGAGCCCTACAAGGGCAAGGGCGTCCGTTACGCCGGCGAGAAGGTGCGTCGCAAGGAAGGCAAGAAGAAGTAAGCCATGGCAACGACCCTCAAGCAAAAAGCCGCCAAGCGCACCGAGCGCAACCGCCGCCGCCTCAAGGCGATGGGCAACGGTCGCCTGCGCCTGTCCGTGCACCGTTCGGACAAGAACATCTCGGCCCAGATCATCGACGACACCCAGGGCATCACGGTCGCCTCGGCCTCTTCGCTGGAAGGCGACAAGGCCGGAACCTCGAAGGGCTCCAACAAGGAGGCCGCTGCCGCCATCGGCAAGCTGGTCGCCGAGCGCGCCATCGAGAAGGGCATCAAGGACGTGGTCTTCGATCGCGGTGGCTACATCTATCACGGACGGGTGAAGGCGCTGGCGGATGCCGCGCGTGAAGCCGGCCTGAACTTCTAAGGACCGACAGATGGCCCAAGCACCCCAACGTGGCGGCGGACAAGGCGGCAACGACCGCAACCGTCGCGACAACCGCAACGCCCCCGCTGTCGACGGTCCGGATTCGGACATCGTCGAGAAGCTGGTGCACATCAACCGCGTCGCCGCCACCGTCAAAGGCGGCCGTCGCTTCTCCTTCGCAGCCCTGATGGTCGTCGGTGACGGCAAGGGTCGCGTGGGCTTCGGTCACGGCAAGGCACGCGAAGTGCCGGAAGCCATCCGCAAGGCGACCGAAGAAGCCAAGAAGACGATGATCCGCGTGCCGCTGCGCGAGAACCGCACCCTGCACCACGACGGCAACGGCCGTTGGGGCGCCGGCAAGATCATGATGCGCGCTGCCCCTCCCGGCACCGGCGTGATCGCGGGTGGTCCGATGCGCGCCGTCCTGGAAACCCTCGGCGTCGCCGACGTGGTGGCCAAGTCGACCGGCTCGTCCAACCCCTACAACATGATCCGCGCGACGTTCGAGGCACTGAAAGTCCAGTCCTCGCCGCGTCAGGTCGCCTCCAAGCGTGGCAAGAAGGTCTCCGACCTGATGGGCCGCCGCAACGACGGCGCCTCGGCCATCGAGGCCGCGCCCGAAGCCGTGGAGTCCTGATTATGGCTACCGTCACCGTCAAGCAGACCGGTTCGCCGATCCGCCGCAAGAACGACCAGCGCGCCACCCTGGTGGGCCTGGGTCTGAACCGCATGGGCCGCGAGTCCACGCTGGAAGACACCCCCTCGGTTCGCGGGATGATCGCCAAGGTCGCCCACCTGACCGAGATCGTCGAAAAGTAATTGCGTAAATGGCCCTCTCCCTGACGGGGGAGGGCGTCGCCCTTGCGGTGACAGGGTGGGGGCGGCTATAGGCCGCCCTTCATCGCGTTCCGGGGTCGGATCCGTCCGTTCCCAAATGAAAATCAAAGCCGAGTCTGGCCGCGCGCCAGGCGCTAGAACCCGAAAGGATCAGGCACATGAAACTGAATGAAATCCGCGACAACGAGGGCGCTCACAAGAAGCGCATGCGCGTCGGCCGCGGCCCGGGTTCGGGCAAGGGCAAGACCGCCGGTCGCGGCGTCAAGGGTCAGAAGTCGCGTTCGGGCGTCGCCATCGGCGGGTTCGAAGGCGGCCAGATGCCGCTGTACATGCGGATGCCCAAGCGCGGCTTCAACAATCCCAACGCCCTGAAGCTGGCCGAAGTGAACCTGTGGCGCCTGCAGGACGCCGTCGATGCCGGCAAGCTGGATGCCAAGGGCGAGATCAAGGGCGACGCCCTGGTCGCCGCCGGCGTGATCCGCCGCGTCAAGGACGGCGTGCGTATCCTGGGTACCGGTGAAGTGAAGTCGGCCCTGACGCTGGTCGTCTGGTCGGCCTCGGCCGGTGCCATCAAGGCGATCGAAGCCGCCGGTGGCTCGGTCGTCCAGGAGCGGATCGCCGCCGAAGCCAAGGCCGCCGCGCGCGTCGAGAAGCGCAACGCCGCCAAGGGCAAGGTGCCCGCCGCCAAGGCACCGCGTGGCGATGCCAACAAGATCTCGGCACGCACGACCCGCACGGCTTCGAAAGCCTAACAATAAAAGCACGGGGGGCGGTCTCGCTAAGAGGCCGCCCTTCGCCTATCTGGACGTTGGCCCCGGATTCGTTCGATCGGCCGCGTACTGATCAGTCGGGGTAACGACACATGGCTTCGGCCGCCGAACAACTCGCCGCCAATATGAACATGGGCTCGTTTGCGAAAGCGACCGAGCTGCACAAGCGTCTGCTGTTCACGCTGGGCGCACTGCTGGTCTATCGCATCGGTACCTATGTGCCGATCCCGGGGATCAACTCCGAAGCCTTCCTGCAGTTCTTCAACAATCCCGATGGCCAGCGCGGCATCCTGGACATGTTCAACATGTTCTCGGGTGGCGCGGTGGAGCGGATGGCCGTCTTCGCACTGAACGTGACGCCCTACATCTCGGCGTCGATCATCGTCCAGCTGATGGGCAGCGTGTATCCGCCGTGGGAGAAGCTGAAGAAGGAAGGCGGCGAAAGCGGGCGGAAGCAGCTCAACCAGTACACCCGCTACCTGACCGTGATCCTGGCTCTGGCGCAGTCGTTCGGCATCGCCGTCGGACTGAACGCCCAGCCCAATCTGGTCGACAGCCCCGGAATCTTCTTCCTCGCCACGACGGTCGTCTCGCTGACCGGCGGCACCATGTTCCTGATGTGGCTGGGCGAGCAGGTGACGGCGCGCGGCGTCGGCAACGGCATCTCGCTGATCATCTTCGCCGGGATCGTCGCGGTCCTGCCGGGCACGATCGGTCGCCTGCTGGGTCTGGCCGAGCAAGGCCAGATCTCGGCCTTCGCCCTGCTGTTCATCGTGGTGATGGTGGTGGCCGTGGTCGTGTTCATCGTCTTCATGGAGCGGGCCCAGCGTCGTCTGCTGATCCAGTATCCCAAGCGCCAGGAAGGCAACCGGATGGCGGGGGGCGAGCGTTCGTTCCTGCCGCTGAAGGTCAACACCGCCGGCGTCATTCCGCCGATCTTCGCATCGTCCCTGCTGCTGCTGCCGTCGACCGTCGCCAACTTCGCCGCGACCGCCAACCTGCCGGCGTGGCTGGCCTGGCTGCCGACCGTGGCGGCCCAGCTGACGCACGGCCAGCCGCTGTTCATGGTGCTGTATGCGCTGCTGATCGTGTTCTTCTGCTTCTTCTACACCTCGATCACCTTCAACCCCGAGGACACGGCCGAGAACCTGCGCAAATACGGCGGCTTCCTGCCGGGCATCCGTCCGGGCAAGCGGACGGCGGAATATCTGGACTATGTCCTGACCCGCCTGACCGTGATCGGTGCCGCCTACATCACCGCGGTCTGCCTGTTGCCCGAGATCGTGTCCGCCAACTTCGGACAAGGTCTGTACTTCGGCGGCACCTCGGTCCTGATCGTGGTCTCGGTGACGATGGACACGGTGGCGCAGATCCAGTCGCAGTTGCTGGCGCACCAGTACGAGGGCCTCATCAAGAAGGCCAAGCTGCGCGGCCGCGGCGGTCGCGGCGCACCTGCGCCGGTCCGACGCTAAGAACGCCCGGGGAGGGGCACCGAGCATGAACCTGATCCTGTTCGGGCCCCCCGCGGCCGGCAAGGGTACGCAGGCCAAGCGGCTGGTCGAACAGCGCGGCATGGTCCAGCTGTCGACCGGCGACATGCTGCGCGAGGCGATCGCCTCGGGCTCGGACCTGGGTCAGCAGTGCAAGGAGATTATGTCGAAGGGCGGCCTGATCGCCGACGACATCGTCATCGCCCTGATCGAGGCGCGGCTGACGGAGGCCGAGGAGGCTGGCGGAGCCATCTTCGACGGCTTTCCCCGCACCATCGCCCAGGCCGAGGCCCTGGACGCCATGCTGGCCAAGCTGGACAAGAAGATCGACGCCGTGGTGCGTCTGAAGGTCGACGACGAGGCCTTGCTGGAGCGGGTCTCCAAGCGGTTCGCCGATCAAGGCCGGCCGGACGACAATCCCGAAAGCTTCAAGGTCCGGCTGGACGCCTACAACCGCAACACCGCGCCGCTGTTGCCGTACTACAGCGACAAGGGTCTGCTGACCGAGGTGGATGGCATGGGTTCGATCGAGACCGTGGCCACGGCCATCTCCGGGGCCCTGGCCCGCGCCTGAGCCCACGCCGGATGAACGGGACGTGAGCCCCGTCGTCAGGCGTCGTCGCTGCGGGTCTGCTATGGATCGTTCCGACGGGACGGCGCGTTTGCCCGTCCCAGCCTGGCGGCAATCGCCGCGACCGGAGCCATGATCATTCCCGCCACGCCCAAATCCGCAAGACGCTGGCGTCAGGGCGGCATCGTCCTGGGCGTCGTCGCCCTGCATGCCGGGCTATTCGCGCTGAGCGGCCTGGGCCACGTGCCGCCGCCGGTCGTGATCCAGACGCCGATCAATGTGCAGCTGGTCGAACTGACCCCACCCCCGCCCCCTCCGCCGCCGCCGGAGCCGCCCGCACCCGATGCCGGGGGTGGCGCGCCCGCGGCACCGTCGGTCGTGCGGGTGACGCCCCGTCCCGTGCCGCAGCCAGAACTTCCCGCCCCGCCCAGGCCCGCCCCTGCGCCGGCCCTGATCGTCGGCGCCTCCGATCAGCCCGGGACGGTGCCGGGCTTCGGGCAGGGGGGACAGGGCAATGGCACGGGCGACGGCGAAGGGGAGGGCGACGGTCCCGGGTCGGGATCCGGACCCATCATCCTGCGCGGCGCGTCCAACGGGGAGATCCTGGGCATGGTGCCCCCCGAAGCCCGCCGCCGGCGGGTCGCGGGCCGGGCCTCGGTCAACTGCGTGATCCGCCCGGACACGCGGCTGGAGGGCTGTCGCGTGGTGTCCGAGAGCCCGCAGGGGCTCGGGTTCGGCGATGCGGCGACGCGGGTGGCAGAGACCTATTTCCGCTTCCGTCCGCCGACGACCGCCTCCGGGCGTTCGGTCGAGGGGTTTCGGGCGACCGTGGTGGTCCTGTTCGGTCGTCAGTAGGCGGCGAATATCCTTCGTGTCTCGCTCAGGCGTTGACGCAATCTGAATCGCCTGTATAAGGCGCGCTTCCCGCGAAGGGCGCCACGCTCCTGGTCTGTTGACCGGAGCGTTTGTTGCGTCCGGTTTGCGCGTACTTGGAGATCTTCGTGGCCCGTATCGCTGGCGTCAATATTCCGACCAACAAGCGCGTCGAAATCGCGCTTCAGTATATCCATGGCATCGGCCCGGCCGCCGCCAAGGACATCGTGGGCAAGGTGGGCATCGAGGCCTCGCGCCGCGTGAACCAGCTGACCGACGCCGAAGTCCTGCAGATCCGCGAGACGATCGACAAGGACCACACCGTCGAGGGCGACCTGCGCCGCGAGACGTCGATGAACATCAAGCGTCTGATGGACCTGGCCTGCTACCGCGGCCTGCGTCACCGCAAGGGCCTGCCGGTCCGCGGTCAGCGCACCCACACCAACGCCCGCACCCGCAAGGGTCCCGCCAAGCCGATCGCCGGCAAGAAGAAGTAAGACAGACACATGGCCAAGGAACCGGGTCGCGTAAAGAAGCGCGAGCGCAAGAACATCACCTCGGGCGTCGCCCACGTGAATGCGTCTTTCAACAACACCATGATCACGATCACCGATGCCCAGGGCAACGCGATCTCGTGGTCGTCCGCCGGACACATGGGCTTCAAGGGTTCGCGCAAGTCGACGCCCTACGCCGCCCAGATGGCCGCCGAAGACGCGGGCAAGAAGGCCCAGGAACACGGCGTCAAGACGCTGGAAGTCAACGTCTCGGGTCCCGGTTCCGGCCGTGAGTCGGCCCTGCGCGCCCTGCAGTCGGTCGGCCTGACCATCACGACCATCCGCGACGTCACGCCGATGCCGCACAACGGCTGCCGTCCGCCCAAGCGCCGTCGCGTCTAAGCTACCCCGCCGCCGACCCTATTTCTCCGCCGGACCCGCCTCCCTGACGAGGTGAGAGGGTCCGGCGATACTCGTTTCGAGGGACACCTATGATCGAACGTAACTGGCAAGAGCTGATCCGTCCCGAGAAGCCGCAGATCGAGCTGGGCTCCGACGCCCAACGCAAGGCCCGCCTGGTGGCCGAGCCTCTCGAGCGCGGTTTCGGTGTGACGCTCGGCAACGCCCTGCGGCGCGTGCTGCTGTCGTCGCTGCAAGGCGCGGCCGTGACCGCGATCCAGATCGACGGCGTCGTGCACGAATTCTCGTCGCTGGAAGGCGTCCGTGAAGACGTCGTCGACATCGTCCTGAACATCAAGCAACTGGCGCTGCGCATGCACGCCGAGGGCCCCAAGCGCATGACCCTGCGCGCCACCGGCCCCGGGCCCGTGACCGCCGGTCAGATCGAGGTCCCTTCGGACATCGAGGTGCTGAACCCGAACCACGTCATCTGCACCCTGGATGACGGCGCTTCGATCCGCATGGAACTGACCGTCCAGAACGGCAAGGGCTATGTCGCCTCGGAGTTCAACCGTCCGGAAGACGCCCCGATCGGCCTGATCGCCGTCGACGCCCTGTACTCGCCGGTCAAGCGCGTCGCCTATCGCGTCGAGCCGACCCGTCAGGGCCAGTCGCTGGACTATGACAAGCTGGTGCTGGAAGTCGAAACCAACGGTGCCGTGTCGCCCGTGGACGCCGTGGCCTATGCCTCGCGCATCCTTCAGGACCAGCTGCAGATCTTCATCACCTTCGACGAGCCGAAGAAGGCCGTGGAACAGGTGGACGGCAAGCCCGACCTGCCGTTCAACCCGGCTCTGCTGAAGAAGGTCGACGAACTGGAACTGTCGGTCCGTTCGGCCAACTGCCTGAAGAACGACAACATCGTCTACATCGGCGACCTGATCCAGAAGACCGAGGGCGAGATGCTTCGCACCCCGAACTTCGGCCGCAAGTCGCTGAACGAGATCAAGGAAGTGCTGACCTCCATGGGTCTGTCGCTCGGCATGGATGTGCCGAACTGGCCCCCGGAAAACATCGAAGACCTGGCCAAGAAGTTCGACGACCAGATCTAGTTTCAACCCTCCGCCCGGACCGCCTGTTGGTCTCTGGAGCGGTTAGAATAATGCGGTCACGGGTCCCGGAAGCGGGAAACCAGGGCCGGAGTAGGAGAGACCCCGATGCGCCACGGCGCCGCCCACCGCAAACTCGGCCGCACGGCCAGCCACCGCACTGCCATGTTCGCGAACATGGCCGCGTCGCTGATCAAGCACGAACAGATCACCACGACCCTGCCCAAGGCCAAGGAGCTCCGCCCCTTCGTCGAAAAGCTGGTCACCCTGGGCAAGAAGGGCGATCTGCACGCCCGTCGCCAGGCCATCAGCCACGTCCGTGACGTGACCCAGGTCGGCAAGCTGTTCGAAACGATCGGCCCGCGCTATGCCGACCGTCAGGGTGGCTACATCCGCATCATGAAGGCCGGATATCGCCACGGCGACAACGCCCCGATGGCCGTGATCGAGTTCGTCGACCGCGACACCTCGGCCAAGGGCCAGGACTCGGGCCCGGTCGCCGTCTACGAAGGCGACGACGAATAGGCTTCGTCTCACAGACGGATTTGAAGGGGCGATCCGGGTGACCGGGTCGCCCTTTTTCTTTGGCCGGGGGTGGGGCAGGGTGCCGGCGATGCAGATCCAGATCGCTCCCTATCGCCCGGACCACGCCGCCGCGTGGGTGGCTCTGAACGAATACTGGATCCTGGCCGGCGGCTACGCCCTCGAAGCCAAGGACCGGCTGGTGCTGGACGATCCGGACGGGGCGATCCTTTCCAAAGGCGGGGCCATCTTCATGGCCGAGCGCGACGGCGAGGCGGTCGGCTGCTGCTCTCTGATGGCCATGCCGGACGGG
This DNA window, taken from Brevundimonas subvibrioides ATCC 15264, encodes the following:
- a CDS encoding 50S ribosomal protein L23; translation: MAAAPTAKHYDTILSPIITEKATILSEQNKVVFRVAGTSTKDEIAAAVESLFKVNVLKVNTLVQKGKTKRFRGIMGRRVDIKKAIVTLAEGQSIDVTTGL
- the rplB gene encoding 50S ribosomal protein L2 → MALKTYNPTSPGRRALVLIDRSELFKGRPEKSLTEGLTKSGGRGQGGRIAVRFRGGGAKRLYRKIDFKRRKFQTATVERLEYDPNRTAFIALITYEDGEKAYIVAPQRLKAGDTIVAGEKTDVKPGNAMPLRSIPVGTIIHCVEMKPGKGAQLARSAGAYAQLVGRDQGYAQIRLGSGELRMVLDGCMATVGAVSNADHMNQNLGKAGRVRHMGFRPHVRGVAMNPVDHPHGGGEGKTSGGRTPVTPWGKDTKGTRTRKNKATDRFIIRSRHLKKAR
- the rpsS gene encoding 30S ribosomal protein S19 → MARSSWKGPFVDGYLLKKADAVSTSGRKDVIKTWSRRSTILPQFVGLTFGVHNGHKHVPVHVNEDMVGMKLGEFSPTRSFPGHAADKKAKRK
- the rplV gene encoding 50S ribosomal protein L22, whose product is MPKTNNTRRVGETEARAKLTNVRISPQKLNLVAQSIRGLPVQKALNELEFSRKRISDDVRKVLYSAVSNAENNHNLDIDSLVVAEAFVGKNLVMKRFASRARGRSSRILKPFSEITIVVREAGEAA
- the rpsC gene encoding 30S ribosomal protein S3, which gives rise to MGQKINPIGFRLGVNRTWDSRWFADGPSYARLLHQDLALRTWLKERLNAAGVSRIIIERPHKKCRVTIYAARPGVVIGKKGADIEKLRKDISARTEGEVHLNIVEVRKPETDAQLIAENIAQQLERRIAFRRAMKRSMQSAMRLGAKGVRINVSGRLGGAEIARMEWYREGRVPLHTLRADIDYGFIEAKTTYGIIGVKVWVFKGEVLEHDPMAQDKRWALEAAGPSSNEGRGGDRGGRNDRGQRRGREG
- the rplP gene encoding 50S ribosomal protein L16 produces the protein MLQPKKTKYRKAFKGRIHGAAKGGFSLNFGSYGLKTLEPERITARQIEAARRAITRQMKRQGRVWIRVFPDVPVSGKPAEVRMGKGKGAVDHWAARCHPGRILFEIDGVADDVAREALRLGAAKLPVRTKVVTRLDAGVSHVEHVA
- the rpmC gene encoding 50S ribosomal protein L29, encoding MTKIADLRSQTNDQLGDQLLSLKKEQFNLRFQAATGQMEKTHRVGEVRKDIARISTLLREKRSAS
- the rpsQ gene encoding 30S ribosomal protein S17, which translates into the protein MPKRILEGVVVSDKGDKTVVVVVQRTLLHPVMKKIVRLSKKYHAHDEANAFKEGDVARIRECAPKSKLKRWEVLSKDTPASAS
- the rplN gene encoding 50S ribosomal protein L14, which produces MIQMQTNLEVADNSGARRVMCIKVLGGAGRRYASVGDTIVASVKEAIPRGRVKKGEVVRAIVVRTAKDIQRKDGSVIRFDKSAAVIVNKQNEPVGTRIFGPVPRELRAKNHMKIISLAPEVL
- the rplX gene encoding 50S ribosomal protein L24, whose protein sequence is MAAKIKKGDRVVVLAGKDKGRTGEVAKVLPTENRVMVTGINMVQRHTRPSQGDPQGGIKNKEASLHLSNVAIADANGKASRVGFRMEGDKKVRFAKTTGDVI
- the rplE gene encoding 50S ribosomal protein L5; this translates as MADTKYTPRLKGDYNERIKGVMTEKFGYTNPMQLPRLDKIVLNMGIGEAVADSKKANAALKDLTQIAGQKAVPTKARTSIAGFKLREGMIIGGKVTLRGDQMYEFLDRLITIALPRVKDFRGLKPTSFDGRGNYAMGLKEHIVFPEINYDQIDQMWGMDIIVCTTARTDDEARALLTEFKFPFVKN
- the rpsN gene encoding 30S ribosomal protein S14 → MAKKSAVNRNEMVKALVAKYASKRAALKATANDESLPLEERFDARLKLAELPRNSAAVRIRNRCEVTGRPRAFYRKLKMSRIALRELGNLGQIPGLTKSSW